The genome window GATCTCGCCACTGGATTTCTCTTTCAGCGTCTCGGCCATCCACAGGGCAGTGTCCTGCCAACTGTCGGATTCGGGGTGTGGATGGCCCATGCGCAAAGCGAGGGTGCTTTGCGCACTCAGGATTGCAGGGCTTGCAAGCGTTGCGGCACCGGCCGCGAGAAAGCTACGTCTATTAAAAGTCATTGGTATTCCTCCCTTGGTATGTCGTTCAGGCGTTCTTGTAAGCATTGAAAAAGCGGGCATCTTGAGCCGCGCGCAGCCGCGCCAACGGGCTGTCCTGCGGTATCTCCAGGTCGCACATACGGATCATAGCACCTGCCTCGACATTGCGCGCGAGGCGGCAGTTGGAGGCAAGGTAGAACGGCGCTGGACTGTCAGCATCGAGCGCACTCGCTGGTACCATTCGGGCCGATACGCCCGAAATGGAATGGTGGTGGCCGCCCATTCGCAGCTCGTGCCCGACAGACAGCGCAGTATCGGCAAAGGCGACGAGATCGAAATGATGGCCGGGGACAGCTGCGCCGCTCGACACGCCGCGCAGCCCGACCTCGAGGATCGAGGTGGCCGCTTCTAGGCCAAGCAGGTGGCGCGGAATGAAAATCATCGCAGTTCGCCCACTGCGGCTGACCACATGCCCCTTGCTGCGCAGCATTTCCCAGGTGTCGCTATGGTCGCAACGAAGGACGACAAAGACGCCGCCTGCAAAGCTAATCTCGCCTGGCGCCCGCAAACAGTGGAAGACGTCGAGCATACCTTTGCTGTTCAAAATACCGCCATCCTCTACAGGGCAAAGAATATCCGGCACCTCGTCGATGCGAGCGATCGGGCAATGCAGGTCTGCGCGATCCGGTCCCATGCCACAGGCATTGGCAACTACTGTCATTTCACACAGGTCCGGGACGGCGCGCTGGGGCAGTTCCCGGGCTGCTTCGGCGCGGGCCGC of Sulfitobacter sp. DSM 110093 contains these proteins:
- a CDS encoding flagellar biosynthesis protein FlgA, producing MNHHTYFAGADRAVGTCIIGTGGFGRSFLSQGLRVPLMEVRIGVDVDAETAAAAMRDVGIPENRIKVCSDAETARAAWEAGCFIAAADFAHVADLPFDVAVEATGHPVHGARHAELAIMAGKHVAMVSKEVDSVVGPGLAAMAAEKGLIVTPVDGDQPSLLIGLITWAQVMGFEIVAAGKSSEYDFVHDPSTDTILCNNVRFDVPNFAPFAQMGSLSAEEIVAARAEAARELPQRAVPDLCEMTVVANACGMGPDRADLHCPIARIDEVPDILCPVEDGGILNSKGMLDVFHCLRAPGEISFAGGVFVVLRCDHSDTWEMLRSKGHVVSRSGRTAMIFIPRHLLGLEAATSILEVGLRGVSSGAAVPGHHFDLVAFADTALSVGHELRMGGHHHSISGVSARMVPASALDADSPAPFYLASNCRLARNVEAGAMIRMCDLEIPQDSPLARLRAAQDARFFNAYKNA